The Euwallacea fornicatus isolate EFF26 chromosome 5, ASM4011564v1, whole genome shotgun sequence genome includes the window gCCTTAAGGAAGATGGAGTCTTCTTAGCTTCAGTATTTGGTGGGGACACTCTCTATGAATTACGCTCATCACTCCAGCTAGCTGAATTGGAAAGAAAGGGGGGACTCTCTCCCCATATTTCCCCATTCACCGAAGTGAGAGACATTGGAAGTTTATTAACAAACGCCGGATTTATTATGTTAACGATTGACACTGATGAAATAGTTGTGAACTATCCGAGTATTTTTGAGCTGATGTGGGACTTAAAAGGAATGGCCGAAAATAATGCTGCGCTAAATAGGTCATTACATTTACATAGAGACGTTCAATTCGCTGCTGCGGCAATTTACCAGCAATTGTATGGCAAAACTGATCATGAATCGGGAAAAACCACGATACCTGCTACATTTCAGGTAGCTACTACTATCCCTCAATCCCTCAATAATTGTACGTCTATCTTTTGTCTACTTTTGTTGGTTTTTCAGATTATTAATATGTTAGGATGGAAGCCGCATCCAAAACAACCCAAACCGATTCAACGAGGCTCTGGTGAAGTCTCGCTAAAGgatttatataaattagacgaaattattaaagaagtAAAGACTATTAAAGATGATAAAAGCTAACTGTTATTGTTAagagatatacatatattttattacaccCAACATCAAATGCCGAACTTGTATAAAAGTTTATGGATTTAATAAAGTAACATATATGCATGATTTggagttttattttcataatatcaTTGTTGGTGTACCTTTTGATTTTAATCAATAACGGGATATGTGCATTGTCGTGTACCTACCATTGGAAGTGTGCTGTGATCTACTATTACCAAAGAcctgtaataaaattacaagttGCTCAAAGAAAGTGTTCCTTAAGATAGCTTTTGTCTGACAATAGAGTGAAGATAACTGTGATCTAATGTATGTATAGTGTattaaaaaagtggaaaagctttgaaaaaaaagctaCACAATTTGGCAACACCAT containing:
- the LOC136339220 gene encoding arginine-hydroxylase NDUFAF5, mitochondrial; translation: MYPIASLFYCRTIVYHPCIRLLSLTAYNSKIRNDLNSLNIFDRNTKTLQRKRAALAVDANLYDYLKDEIGFRLADRIYDIKRKFKLAADIGCNRGYVSKHISPDSVEELLICDVSQKNLDMVPVMDGIKVRKLILDEEHIEFESNSLDLVVSCLSLHWVNDLPNAFHKILQSLKEDGVFLASVFGGDTLYELRSSLQLAELERKGGLSPHISPFTEVRDIGSLLTNAGFIMLTIDTDEIVVNYPSIFELMWDLKGMAENNAALNRSLHLHRDVQFAAAAIYQQLYGKTDHESGKTTIPATFQIINMLGWKPHPKQPKPIQRGSGEVSLKDLYKLDEIIKEVKTIKDDKS